From the genome of Fundulus heteroclitus isolate FHET01 unplaced genomic scaffold, MU-UCD_Fhet_4.1 scaffold_195, whole genome shotgun sequence, one region includes:
- the LOC118558994 gene encoding type-2 ice-structuring protein-like: MVKASCCWLIQETGPSASVFKSASSHHLIMKLLAVCVLVFSVMAQTRADSIPDDGSTDPEELDLVQRSSCPPGWSPIKNRCFHYVSRYMSLARAERHCLSIGANLASVHDTSEYHQVQSVIRKATYGSGRTWIGGTNVQEMSIWFWSDGSPLHYTNWCHNQPDNWRNNQHCLQMNYSGEKCWDDQDCSVRLPSVCAKEV, from the exons ATGGTGAAGGCAAGCTGTTGCTGGCTGATTCAGGAAACAGGTCCTTCTGCATCAG TTTTCAAATCTGCATCAtctcatcacctcatcatgaagCTGCTGGCTGTGTGTGTCCTGGTTTTCTCTGTGATGGCTCAGACCAGAGCTGACT CTATTCCAGATGACGGTTCCACTGATCCAG AAGAACTTGACTTGGTCCAGAGATCTTCTTGTCCTCCCGGCTGGTCTCCAATCAAGAATCGCTGCTTTCACTATGTTTCCAGATACATGTCTTTGGCAAGAGCTGAG AGACACTGTCTGTCCATAGGAGCAAACCTGGCATCAGTTCATGACACGAGCGAGTACCATCAGGTTCAGTCTGTGATAAGAAAGGCAACTTACGGGTCTGGAAGAACATGGATTGGAGGCACTAACGTACAGGAG ATGAGCATTTGGTTTTGGAGCGATGGAAGCCCTCTGCACTACACAAACTGGTGTCATAACCAGCCTGATAATTGGAGAAACAATCAGCACTGTTTGCAGATGAACTATTCAG GTGAAAAGTGCTGGGATGACCAGGACTGCTCCGTCCGTCTTCCTTCTGTCTGCGCTAAGGAAGTCTGA
- the LOC105923858 gene encoding ladderlectin-like: protein MKLLAVCVLVFSVMAQTRADPIPDDGSPDPVVVAMSPSCPIGWSLINNRCFQYVTRSMTWAGAEKNCLSMGANLASVHDMNEYRQVQSVITMATYGSGRTWIGGTNAQETRVWFWSDGSPLRYTNWCPGEPNNYGGYQHCLQMNYSDEKCWDDETCSVRLPSVCAKKV, encoded by the exons ATGAAGCTGCTGGCTGTGTGTGTCCTGGTTTTCTCTGTGATGGCTCAGACCAGAGCTGACC CTATTCCAGATGATGGCTCCCCTGATCCAG TTGTTGTGGCCATGAGTCCTTCATGTCCTATCGGCTGGTCTCTGATCAACAATCGCTGCTTCCAATATGTTACCAGGAGCATGACTTGGGCTGGAGCTGAG AAAAACTGTCTGTCCATGGGAGCAAACCTGGCATCAGTTCATGACATGAATGAGTACCGTCAGGTTCAGTCTGTGATAACTATGGCAACTTACGGATCCGGAAGAACCTGGATTGGAGGCACTAACGCACAGGAG ACAAGGGTTTGGTTTTGGAGCGATGGAAGCCCTCTGCGCTATACAAATTGGTGTCCTGGAGAGCCTAATAATTATGGAGGATACCAGCACTGTTTGCAGATGAACTATTCAG ATGAAAAGTGCTGGGATGACGAAACTTGTTCTGTCCGTCTTCCTTCCGTCTGCGCCAAGAAAGTCTGA